The Candidatus Nezhaarchaeota archaeon DNA window AGCCCTCTAATAATCATCGCTTACTGGGTGAGAAACCATGATTATAGGTTCAGTACTGAGCTTCAGGCTAGGCATGAAAAGAAGATATCCAAAAGAGCTCCTCATAAAGCTTGGGGAAAGCGAAGTCGATGTCGCTAAACTAATTGGTAAGAAAGTGGTTATAGAGGACGCCCATGGTAACAAGT harbors:
- a CDS encoding 50S ribosomal protein L35ae — its product is MIIGSVLSFRLGMKRRYPKELLIKLGESEVDVAKLIGKKVVIEDAHGNKYLGKVVKPHGRKGVAVVRFKKDLPGQVIGLRAKVLAD